CCGTGCGCCCGTAGGAGCCAACGGGCATGGGCTTCGCCGCCTTCTCGTCGAACTTCGCGCCCATACCCAGATAGAGCGTGCCCGCGAGGACCGTCACGCGCTCGTCCTTCGGGTGCGTGTGCGGCATGATTTTGAACCCATCGGGCATTTTCACGCGCATCACGAACGGCCCGTCTTTGGCCGGGTCGCCCTCCAGCAGAATCATCTTCGCGCCTTTGGGCAGCGACGGCGGGCCGTCCACCCACTTAATGTCGTCGGGGGTCACGATCTCGTGGTCCTTGTCCGCGTGCGGCGGCGCGCCCACGAGGGCAATTGCGGTAAGCGTTGCGAGCAGCATGAAGGTACCTCCGGGATGGGCGGCCGTGGCATCATACCGCGAGGGAGCGCGCGAGCAAACGCACTGCGTTCAGGTGAAGTCGGTCAACGAGTGCGTTTGGAGGCGGGAGAAATAAACCCGCCCGGGTCGGGGAAGCGAGGGCACGGGGCGGCCTCACCCAACCCGGGCGGTGTTCCGAAGGCGAACCGGAACTGGCTTAAGGATGTTTCGTAGACTGACCGCGGCGAGGTGGGTCAGTGATAGCTGAGGCAGCTTGGGCGGGATGCAGTAATCGTAGTAGATGTTCCGTAAGTGTGTTAAGATTTTGCCTGATTGTTACAAGACGCGAATATTGTTGTGGGCTCTAATACCACACCCCACTCAATCGCAAGCACAGCCACGTTGTGTCCGAATCTCGGACTGACAGGGCTTTTCCTGACACAATTTTGGCCCGCTAACTATTAGCACCACAGGGATTGCTGAGTATATTTCCTGTAGACCGGCCGCGGTCAACGAGGTGAATGGGCGACGCCTCGACGATTTGCGGCCGGTCCTTTTTTTGCGCGCATCCGAGCACACTGCTTTCATCACTTCTCGATTAAAACTCCCGAATCTCAACCCGATACCCCGCGTGACGCAGGCGAATCGCAACCAGTTCGGCCGGAGCGTGAAGTCGGTACACACCGTGACTCTTCCAGCCCTCAGATCCGCGATAGGCCAGCACCTCGAACCGGTGGTGCGGTAACAGTGCCGGCGGACTGGCGTCAGCAATAGTTGGGATCGAGGTCACGCCAGCGACGGTTGCAGTAGCAGCCACAACAGACAACATCATTTTGCGAATCATGGCTCATCCTCGTTCGGGGTCGGCGTCATGCCGGCCCTTCTGCGAGTAGAACGGTGCGATCCGGGCGCGTTGCGCTCGACCCATACGACTTTCATCGCGATTTTAGCTGAGAAAACCGGCGGTTGGGTAAACCGCGCGTGGTGCGAATGGCGCGGAGAAGAGCGGCAACTTGGGACATGCACGAGGCGTATGGGCGAACGGCCGGTGTGAGCCGGCCGGTGAAGACAGCGCCCACAATTAGGGGGCTTCACCTCGTCGTTGACACGCCCGGAGTCGATCAGGGCTGCGAACACCAATTCGGCGAGGAGCTTTCACCGGCCGGCTCACACCGGCCGTTCGCCTATACGACCGATCACGCGGAACTGATCTCCGCGAACTCCAAGTGGTTCCGACAGTGCCGATACCAGTCGGCCGACGAAGCAGCCGTCGGGAGCCGAGACTCGAGCGGGCGGTACGGGCGGAAGTCGCCGTTCTCGTACAGCCTGATGTCGTTCGAGTTCGGGGACTGGACGGCCAGTTGCACCCAGCCGTTCTGGGTCATGGCCTTCCCCATCGGGTTGCCGTTGAGCACCTTGTGCATGATCTCGGGCGTGGTCTCGCACACGATGAGCAGGCGCACCGGTTCGTGGATCTCGACCATCTGCCAGGGTAACCCGGTGCGCAGGTCGCTCGCCGCGCCGTCCATCACGCCGAGCAGCGCCGTGATGTTGTGCGGGAGCTTGGTCCCGCACCCGTACCCCGGCGAATCGGTGTGCGAGAAGTAGTATTCGAGGTTGATCCCGCCGCACACCGGGAAGATCGCCGCCATTGTGCGGGCCAGGATGGTGCCGTTTTCATCATCCTGGGTCGGGTCGTATGCGGTCAGGAACGCGCGCCGGTCGAGGAACAGCCCGCGCGTGCGGCCCCGGCGCCCGACGTGGGTGACGGCGTTGGTCGCGTGCCCCAGTTCCGGCCGCGTTTGGGCCAGATCCTCGCTCCGCTCTTCGACGTGGCGCCGGGCTTCCGCGGGGGTCAGATCGAGGGGCGCGGACATGAACCGCCGGCAGCGCTCGTGTGCGTTTCGTTCCAGCGCCTGTTCGATCTCGGAGCACGCCCGGTTGAACTCCGCCCGGTGCGTGTCCGGCACGCGGTCGAGGTCGAACAGGGTGACCGAGTCGTTGCACGTGTTGTGGAACCCGCCCACGAACCACGTCGAGTCCGGGATGGCGATGCCGCTCTGTTCGAGGCGCCGGCGCACCCGCGGGTCGTTGAGCACCTGGGCCGCCCCGCGGCCGTTCGGCGCGCCCGGCGAGCCCCCGCACGCCCCGCAGTCGTAGGCGGACCGGTGCGGGTTGTTCATGCTGGACGAACCGTGCCCGACCGTGAACACGAGGCGGGCGAAGTTCCCGGTCAGTCCCAGGTCGCGGAGCAGGCGCTCGGCGCTCGCCACCAGTTCGTCGAGCGTGAACCCGAGGCTCCCGTTCGTGGGGCCGGGCGTACACCCCATCTCGCGTTCGAGCACGAGCCGGGTCCGGGACGTGGGGGCAACGATCCGCCCGAACCGGTTGCGCGCGCGGGCCGTCAACCGGGGAAAGAGCGTTCGGGCCACCAGTGGAATCGAAGCGAGGAACCCGAGGGCGCCGGCGAGCACCGTCCCGAGCGCCAGCGAGCGGCTCCCGATGTGCGCCTGGTGCGCGGCCCGGCCGAGAACCCGGTGGGTTCTGCGCACCCGATTGTGCGCGTGCTCCAGGCTCTCGTCGGGGCGCTCCGCGACCCAGTGTTTCGGCGTCATCACGATCGGGCAGAGCGGGATGAAGTGGGCGTCGTTCGCCCCCTTGTAGTACATCGGGAGCGCGAAGAACCCGGCCGCGCCGAACGTCTCGCACTCCGGGGCGACTTCTTCCAGGTGCCGGCGGAACGATTCCTCGCGCTCGTCGAGACACGTCACGATTTGGAACCGCGCCGCGTGCGGCTTCTTGGGCGCGTGGAGAGCAAGGGCGTCGAGCACTTGTGCCCGGAACCGGGCCTCGTATGCGAGGTGAAACACCCGGCGCCGCGGGACGTCCGAGAACCCTTCCACTTCGCGCACGAGCGTGTCCCACGCGGCCGGGGTCAGCCACGCGGCCAGTTCGTCCGGCGACCAGCCGAGCACCTGGGCGAGTTGGAAGATCGGGAACGCGCGCATCTGCGGCGTCGGCGGAACCCACGGTTTGAGCCGCGCCCGCAGGTGCGCCCGCAGTTCCGTGAGCGGCCCCGTGTAGTCGAGCGCCTCGCGCGCCGCGTTCTCGACCGCGAGGCGCTCGAGGAGCAAGCGCACCGCAACGAACTCGTGCAGACTCCCCGCTTTCGGCGGGGTGGGGAGCCGGTCGCGGCGCTCCTCGGTCTGGTGAATCATCCCGCCCCAGCCGCGGAGCGAGAGGAGCATCGCGGCGGTGTATGCGTCCCATTCGGTTTCGGGAACGCCCAACGCCGTCAGCGACGCGCACGCCGATTCGAGCGGGGCAACGTTCCCATCAAGGAGCCGGGCCAGTTCGGTGTCCAACCCCCGGAGCCACCGATTGGGCACACGGGACGACTCGCGGTACAGCGCGCCGAACGTGCGGAAGAACCCCTCCTCGCGGTTCGGGAGCGGCCAGTGCGCGACCCCTTGATCCAGGAACGCGGCGCAGAACCGGGTCAGGAGTTCGTTCACGGGGATGTCGGTATCGGCCCCGGCCACCGCCAGGAGCAGGTCACGATGGCGGACCGGTACCGGCGGCGCGGACGCCGTCTGCGGAACGCCCCGCACCCCTTCGAGACAACTG
The Gemmata palustris DNA segment above includes these coding regions:
- a CDS encoding cupin domain-containing protein; the encoded protein is MLLATLTAIALVGAPPHADKDHEIVTPDDIKWVDGPPSLPKGAKMILLEGDPAKDGPFVMRVKMPDGFKIMPHTHPKDERVTVLAGTLYLGMGAKFDEKAAKPMPVGSYGRTGAGMKHFGYVKGETILQVHGQGPWTIEYLDPADDPRKKK
- a CDS encoding DUF2309 domain-containing protein; its protein translation is MAAKNPAHSDLPSSHGPGSDPPTDRLRQTIDHAAHLLPAQGPISVFIHHNTLHAFEHMPFLEAVEHGAKLFGCEPYMTEDRYRDALVRGRIRFEDLRAVLASDLGTRAAEPFPPYGTKLDLRLALLQYPLQDVRNEAELQWFIEETDALRRVRPEASAAARSKLIGETRRWAMRDLRGNNSAERPAWLVRVLEEFGGDGVDMLPEEVWEACALESLWHSCLEGVRGVPQTASAPPVPVRHRDLLLAVAGADTDIPVNELLTRFCAAFLDQGVAHWPLPNREEGFFRTFGALYRESSRVPNRWLRGLDTELARLLDGNVAPLESACASLTALGVPETEWDAYTAAMLLSLRGWGGMIHQTEERRDRLPTPPKAGSLHEFVAVRLLLERLAVENAAREALDYTGPLTELRAHLRARLKPWVPPTPQMRAFPIFQLAQVLGWSPDELAAWLTPAAWDTLVREVEGFSDVPRRRVFHLAYEARFRAQVLDALALHAPKKPHAARFQIVTCLDEREESFRRHLEEVAPECETFGAAGFFALPMYYKGANDAHFIPLCPIVMTPKHWVAERPDESLEHAHNRVRRTHRVLGRAAHQAHIGSRSLALGTVLAGALGFLASIPLVARTLFPRLTARARNRFGRIVAPTSRTRLVLEREMGCTPGPTNGSLGFTLDELVASAERLLRDLGLTGNFARLVFTVGHGSSSMNNPHRSAYDCGACGGSPGAPNGRGAAQVLNDPRVRRRLEQSGIAIPDSTWFVGGFHNTCNDSVTLFDLDRVPDTHRAEFNRACSEIEQALERNAHERCRRFMSAPLDLTPAEARRHVEERSEDLAQTRPELGHATNAVTHVGRRGRTRGLFLDRRAFLTAYDPTQDDENGTILARTMAAIFPVCGGINLEYYFSHTDSPGYGCGTKLPHNITALLGVMDGAASDLRTGLPWQMVEIHEPVRLLIVCETTPEIMHKVLNGNPMGKAMTQNGWVQLAVQSPNSNDIRLYENGDFRPYRPLESRLPTAASSADWYRHCRNHLEFAEISSA